In Gracilibacillus salitolerans, the sequence GATTATCGACAATCATTGGATTGACACAGTAGACAGAATCAACATCCGTAAAGTTTTCGTAGAGATCTGCTTTTACACCTGCTGCTACAATAGAGCCTGTAATATCAGAGCCGCCACGAGAGAATGTGATTAATTTACCATCTTTTGTATAACCAAAGAAACCTGGGATAACTACTATCTCATCACGTTCTCTTAATTTATATAGTTGATCATAGCTTTCGTCTAAAATTTGTGCACTACCTGGATTGTCACTTACCAATATTCCTGCTTCTTGCGGATTTAAATAAGTTGCCTTTAGTCCTAATGATTGTAGATAAGCACTCAAGACTTTTGCCAATGAATCTTCTCCTGTTGCTTTTAATGCATCCATCTTTAAGGCATCACTCTCTTCAGATGCAAGAATACCTTCTACTCCATCTTTTATTTCTTGGATAATTTTATCTGATATTTTTAGTTCCGTCGTAATTTCCTGAAAGCGATCTAATATTGTCTGTAACTTACTTTTGTAATCTTGTTTATTAAAGTAAGTTTCTCCTAATTCAATAAGCAGATCTGTTACTTTGACGTCATCAGAAAATCTTTTTCCCGGAGCAGATACAACTATTACTTTTCGTTCTTGATCATCTTGAATAATATTTGCTACTTTCTGTAATTGTTCAGCATTAGCTACTGAACTTCCACCAAATTTAGCTACTTTCATGTTTTAACCTCTCCAATATTTATTTTTATGCCAATAAAAATATTATCATACTTTTATCAGAATTGTTAAACAAAAGTAGTACCTAAATGCAAAAATATTGGAGAATTCAATCGCTTATGTGAATGAGATGAATGACATCTTAAAATTCTGGATTAAATCAAAGCATATAAACTGAGACAAGTATTATCCTTCACTGTATTATTTTGTCATAAACATTTGTGTCCAATAATTACCTGATCTTACATAGCCTACTCCTATATGCGTATAGCTGTCATTTAAAATATTTGCTCTGTGGCCACTGGAATTCATCCAAGCTTGTACAACTTGATATGGCGTTTCCTGCCCTTTTGCTATATTTTCTGCTGCTGAACGATAGTTAATCCCAAAATCTCTCATCATATTAAATGGAGATCCATACGTTGGACTTTGATGACTGAAATAATTATTTTGTTGCATATCCTGTGATTTATAACGAGCAACACGAGACAATTGCCAATCTGGTTTTAATGCTGCTAAGCCATTCTTTTCTCGTTCTTGGTTAGTATATTGGATAACTTGATGCTCAATCGATTTTATTTCATCCTTAGTAGGGATTGTTACCCTCTGCTTCGGATAGATTAGATCCGGGTTCTCTATTTGTTCATTAACTTCAATAATTTCAGATAATCCAATTTTATATTGTAAAGAAATCTTCCAAAGACTTTCCCCTTGTTGAACGATATGTGTTGCTGCGAATACAGATTGAAGGGGAAAGAGAAGCAAAAACAATGTTAAGATTATCATCACTAGACGTTTCATATAAAACAACTCCTTAACTATTTGGTCTATTTTTTTACATTCTTAAGGAATTATTCACTCAAATAATTGGAAATACAAAATTGAAAGTGATAAAGTATCTATAGGTTGTAAAGGTTGGAGGGTTGGACTTGAATTGGAGATTCTGGGAGAGTATTACTTATGAAGATTATGTGAATATCGCCATAAGTATAGGCATTATATTCTTTACATTTATATTAAGAAAACTCTTTATTAAATATATCTTCTATTTATTTTTAAAGATAGCTAAAAAAGGAAAAAGCGACTTCTTAAATTATGTTTTAACGTCATTTGAAAAACCCATGCGTTTGTTAATTATTATTATAGGTGTGTATATTGCTATCGGTTATTTTCCATATTTAGATCAAGAAAATGAATTGTTCGGCCAGATAATTAGTGTAAGTTTCATTCTTGTCATAACATGGGGATTGTACAATTTATCCTCTAGTTCTTCACTGCTTTTTATGAAAATAAATGATAGCTTGAATTTTGAAATTGATCAAATTTTAATACCTTTTTTATCGAAAGCCGTACGCGTAATCCTAATTGCCATTAGTTTTAGTATTATTGCGCAGGAATTTGATTATGAGGTGAGTGGCTTTGTTGCTGGACTGGGTCTTGGTGGTTTAGCTTTTGCACTAGCCGCCCAGGAAGTGATTAAGAATTTATTTGGTGGAGTTGTGATTATTACGGAAAAGCCTTTCTCTATTGGTGATTGGATTCAGTCACCTAGTATTGAGGGTACAGTTGAAGATATTAGTTTTCGCAGTACGATCATTCGTACATTTGCTGATTCCCTTATTACTATTCCAAACGCCACATTATCAAATGAACCAATCACGAATTGGAGTCAAATGGGAAAGAGAAGAATATTCTTTAATTTAGGTGTGGAATATGGCACAACAAAAGACAAGCTAGAAAAAGTGATCGAACAAATTAGATCCTATCTAGAAAATAATGAAGATATTCATCCAGAAACCATATTTGTACGTTTTTCCGAGTATAATGACAGTAGCTTGGATATTATGCTTTATTTCTTTACAAACACAATTGATTGGGAAGAATATCTAAAAATAAAAGAAGATGTAAATTTTAAAATTATGGAAATATTAGAAGAGGAAAATGTTTCTGTCGCTTTCCCTTCCCGTTCGCTTTATTTAGATCAGGAAAGCCACGAATTCATGAAAAACTTCCATAAAAACAAAGATCCAGATTCTAACTAGATGAAAACTGGAACTAATGGAAATTCAGACTTACTCTCTTCCATCCTGATGAAAGGTGAGTGCTGTAATACCGCTCCGGCAGAATACTTCGCTTTCCGTGGGCACGGCTTCAGCTAACTTGGTAAAGAAAATCACTTTACCAAGTGGATCTTCAACTCGTGCTGTTCCCACAGGAGTCTCCGCATTCTGCCTACACTAGTAGTGATTCTTTGATTATTGGAAGAATAAAACTCATGGAATTATATTCTATGTTTCCACTTACCTGACCAGAAAACTACTCTAAGCTTCAGAAAAAATGCGATACTCCTGTGGGAAAGGAACAGTCTGAAGAACCCACAGTGAGCGTTCTTTGCTCGTGAGGAGGCTAAAGCGTAGAAAGTGTTTTTCCACAGCGTCGGACTAGCACTCATCTCAAATAGAATGGGAGTAAGAAGCATAAAAGTTAATTCGCAGTTTATGTATTTTGTGATCATTTATTATAATTTAAATAAAGTACCACCCGTTTCAATTTTAGGCAACGGATGGTACTTTTTCTTGTTATTTTATAAATCTTATTTGAATCTTGAGAAGGATTGCCACTTTGGATTTGTGACATGATGCGCTGTGTTCGTTAATTTAGCTTGCGCGATGCTCTAGTCTCAATCGATCTGCAACCATTGCGATAAATTCAGAGTTAGTCGGTTTCGCTTTTGAGACGCTGACTGTGTACCCGAATAAAGAAGATATGGAATCCATATTACCTCTACTCCATGCCACTTCAATCGCATGACGAATAGCTCTTTCTACTCGTGATGCAGTTGTATTGAATTTCGTTGCAATGTCTGGATACAAAACTTTAGTTATCGATCCTAATAATTCAATATCGTTATACACCATTGTAATTGCTTCACGCAAATACATATAACCTTTAATGTGAGCTGGCACACCAATTTCATGTATGATGTGTGTAATATTTGCCTCCAAATCGAACTTTTTGTTTTGACTGCTATTAGAAGATCTCTGATCATTATGTACCGCAGCTTGAATCCCGTGAACTTGCCTTATTTGCTCTGCAAGATGTTCTAAATCAAATGGTTTTAAGATGAAGTAGGACGCACCTAAACCAACCGCTTTTTTAGTTACTTCTTCCTGACCGAATGCAGTAAGCATAATTACATTAATATGCTTTGTGTTTTCATTTCGTTTTAATTTAGAAAGTACTGCTAATCCATCTATATGAGGCATGATAATATCTAACACCACAACATCCGGTTTCAATTCTTCCAAATTATCCAGACATTCCTTACCATTATATGCCTTACCTACTACCTCAATATCGCCCTGATCTAGTAAGTATTCATCCATTAAATCCACAAGCTCTTGATTGTCATCAACTAACATAACCTTTGTCTTTTCCACAAAAAGTCCTCCTTCAATTCTAATGCTCACAATTTTGATCCCACCTAATAAATTCGACAAAAGGAAGAAAAATCCTTCTTATCTTTTCTAAAAAATTTATTTTTCTTTTAAATAATGGAAATGTCGAAAAATCTTTATTTTAGCATAGCAAAATTATTCCAATACATCAATCTTTTTTTAAAAAAGAAAAGCCCGGTTTCTCATTTGATGAAACGGGCTTTGATAATGAATGAATTGATATAAATCCTCTAAGAAAGTGAGGATTGTATCCTAATCGACGTATTTTTCTATTTTTATGACCATATCTTCTTTTGGATTAACTTGCTTTTTTATTCTCTTGCTTGTAAATATTTATCCCTGCTTCATTCAACATCCATTCGATGTGTACACCATACCCGCTAGTTGGATCATTAACAAAAACATGAGTAACCGCGCCAATAATTTTATCATTTTGGATAATTGGGCTACCGCTCATTCCTTGTACTATTCCTCCAGTTGCATCTAATAATCGCTTATCTGTTATTTCTAATATTAACCCTTTGGTTGCAGGAGCTGATTGTTCAACACTGTTAACAATCTCTACATCAAATGCTTCCACTTTTTCCCCATCTATAACGGTTAATATTTGAGCTGGTCCTTCTTCTACTTCATTTGGTAAAGCTATTGGCATCGGTTCTGACCACTTTCCTTTTTCAGGTAGCTCTTTTAATGTACCAAAAATACCGAAAGGTGAATTTTTGGTTATATTACCTAATTGAACATCATTGAATTTAAAATCTGCTCGCTTTTCACCTGGAACTCCATTTTCACCTTTTTTAATATCAGTTATTTCGGAACGGACAATGGATCCATCATTGATTTCTACCGGCTTTCTTGTGTCCATGTCTGAAATAATATGTCCTAACGCACCATATTTTTCTGTATTTGGATCATAAAAAGTCATGGTCCCGATACCCGCAGCTGAATCACGAATGTATAATCCGATACGGTAATCCTCTTCTTTGATATCATATTGAGGTGTTAGATCCGTTTCAATGGTCTGCTTTCCACGTTTAATTTCTACATCTAATGGTTTATTATTCTCACCGGCTTCCTTGACTATCGGTGCTACTTCTTCCATGTCTGAAATGGATTTATCATTGATCGATACGATACTATCTCCGACTTGAATATTTGCCTCTTCACCTGGAGATTTTGTCCCATCATCAGTTGTTACTAAATGGTGTCCAACTACTAATACTCCTTGGGTTTGCAGATTAATTCCTATCGACTGACCACCAGGAATAATACGGAAATCATCATATACTTCGACATTGACTTTTTTTACTGGCACTTGTCCTAAAGTATATGTGACTTCATCACTTCCACTGTCTTCAATTGAATAATTCATTAAATCTGTAGCATAATGAACAGATTCTCCATTCATTGCGGATACCGTGACATTATCACCTAATGTTGGTAATGGAACCGATTCTGACTGAGAAAAGGTTTTAATCTGGTTTGGGATGGAAAGGTATATTTGAAATGGTGAATACCATGGGAGTACAAATAATATGACAAGGAGTATTAATCCTATACTTTTTCTTATATAATCATTTTTCACAACATCGCCCTCCTTGTAGTACAGACTATTTTTGATCTGTATCATTAATTTGACCTTAAGGAGGGCTTTTTAAACCCGTTAAACATAACAAAATCGGGTGAAGTTTTCCACTTGTAGAAATGATTTGCCGGGATATTATTTTTTATGATTCATTTCAATTAATTCTTTTGCATGCGTTCTAGATGTATCTGTTAATTCAGCACCTGTAATCATCT encodes:
- a CDS encoding aspartate kinase → MKVAKFGGSSVANAEQLQKVANIIQDDQERKVIVVSAPGKRFSDDVKVTDLLIELGETYFNKQDYKSKLQTILDRFQEITTELKISDKIIQEIKDGVEGILASEESDALKMDALKATGEDSLAKVLSAYLQSLGLKATYLNPQEAGILVSDNPGSAQILDESYDQLYKLRERDEIVVIPGFFGYTKDGKLITFSRGGSDITGSIVAAGVKADLYENFTDVDSVYCVNPMIVDNPKEITSLTYKEMRELSYAGFSVFHDEALIPAFKADIPVCIKNTNNPHGIGTIIVSKKEPQPNPVVGIASDTGFISIYVSKYLMNRELGFGRKLLTILEDEDISFEHTPSGIDDISVIIRGSGLTKEKEERVIARIKDELDPDTVSVDRNLALIMVVGEGMDSTVGLADKATHAFTKANVNIEMMNQGSSEVSMMFGIKADKVNESVKALYNTFFE
- a CDS encoding CAP domain-containing protein; its protein translation is MKRLVMIILTLFLLLFPLQSVFAATHIVQQGESLWKISLQYKIGLSEIIEVNEQIENPDLIYPKQRVTIPTKDEIKSIEHQVIQYTNQEREKNGLAALKPDWQLSRVARYKSQDMQQNNYFSHQSPTYGSPFNMMRDFGINYRSAAENIAKGQETPYQVVQAWMNSSGHRANILNDSYTHIGVGYVRSGNYWTQMFMTK
- a CDS encoding mechanosensitive ion channel family protein gives rise to the protein MNWRFWESITYEDYVNIAISIGIIFFTFILRKLFIKYIFYLFLKIAKKGKSDFLNYVLTSFEKPMRLLIIIIGVYIAIGYFPYLDQENELFGQIISVSFILVITWGLYNLSSSSSLLFMKINDSLNFEIDQILIPFLSKAVRVILIAISFSIIAQEFDYEVSGFVAGLGLGGLAFALAAQEVIKNLFGGVVIITEKPFSIGDWIQSPSIEGTVEDISFRSTIIRTFADSLITIPNATLSNEPITNWSQMGKRRIFFNLGVEYGTTKDKLEKVIEQIRSYLENNEDIHPETIFVRFSEYNDSSLDIMLYFFTNTIDWEEYLKIKEDVNFKIMEILEEENVSVAFPSRSLYLDQESHEFMKNFHKNKDPDSN
- the spo0A gene encoding sporulation transcription factor Spo0A — protein: MEKTKVMLVDDNQELVDLMDEYLLDQGDIEVVGKAYNGKECLDNLEELKPDVVVLDIIMPHIDGLAVLSKLKRNENTKHINVIMLTAFGQEEVTKKAVGLGASYFILKPFDLEHLAEQIRQVHGIQAAVHNDQRSSNSSQNKKFDLEANITHIIHEIGVPAHIKGYMYLREAITMVYNDIELLGSITKVLYPDIATKFNTTASRVERAIRHAIEVAWSRGNMDSISSLFGYTVSVSKAKPTNSEFIAMVADRLRLEHRAS
- the spoIVB gene encoding SpoIVB peptidase, translating into MKNDYIRKSIGLILLVILFVLPWYSPFQIYLSIPNQIKTFSQSESVPLPTLGDNVTVSAMNGESVHYATDLMNYSIEDSGSDEVTYTLGQVPVKKVNVEVYDDFRIIPGGQSIGINLQTQGVLVVGHHLVTTDDGTKSPGEEANIQVGDSIVSINDKSISDMEEVAPIVKEAGENNKPLDVEIKRGKQTIETDLTPQYDIKEEDYRIGLYIRDSAAGIGTMTFYDPNTEKYGALGHIISDMDTRKPVEINDGSIVRSEITDIKKGENGVPGEKRADFKFNDVQLGNITKNSPFGIFGTLKELPEKGKWSEPMPIALPNEVEEGPAQILTVIDGEKVEAFDVEIVNSVEQSAPATKGLILEITDKRLLDATGGIVQGMSGSPIIQNDKIIGAVTHVFVNDPTSGYGVHIEWMLNEAGINIYKQENKKAS